A segment of the Acidimicrobiales bacterium genome:
GCCGTCCCTCCACACCAGCCACAGCGTGTGGTCGGCGCCGAGCCGTGACAGCGCTTCCTGAGCGAACGTCTCCACGTCCGTTCGAGAGATCACTTTGCGGTAGTCCACCCAATCGACTCGCTGCGGCCCGAGAGCCCTCGGGAAGGTGATCTGAATCACGCCAGGCACGGTAAGTAGGCGGTCGACCGCCGGTCCGAGTTGGTCGGGGCAGTAGACCACGACGTCTCCGGTCTGTGCCTGCGCATTGAGCACGGCCGCGACGTGGCTCGCTTGGGTCCGGTGCTGCCTGTTTTCGCCGTACCCGGTGAGGAGGCCGGCAAGACACAGCACGGCGATGCACCCAACACGGAAGCGGCGCCCCGGGATGACAGCTATCCCGGCCGCGACGACCAACAAAAACAGCGGGAGGACGACGGCCGTGTACCTCGCCACGAACGCGGCATGGGCCACCGCGCCCAGGATCACCGCGATCGTCAGAGTTCCGAGCGCCATGAGCACCAGCGGGGCCATGCCGGGCCGCGGGCGGAGCTCGATGACCACCGCCGGTCCCGACTGAACCTCCCTCACGACCCCGTCGGAATCGGTCACCGAAACCCTCGTACCGGGGACCGCTGTACGGCCGAAGACCCCCACGAGGAACAGGGCGAACGTGGCGAACATCAGGAGCATGCCCCACGACCCGGGTCCCGAGTAGTCGCCAAAGAGCCCTAGTAGGTCTCCGGGGCTCGCCGCGCTCGTCCACGGAGTTCCGGTGTGCATCGCCTGGTAAGCGAATACCGGCGCCCACGGGAGCCAGGCGAGAGCCCCGAAGCCGATGGCCCGCAAGGCCAGTCGACCAGCCCCGAAGGGGCTTCGGCGTGCCCTCCAGACCAGCCAAGCCGCCGTCACCAGGACGAGGTACAAGCCCCAGTAGTGGGTGTACAGGAGCGCCTCGGTCACCATACCGAGCGCGATCAGCCGGCCACGGCTGGGCTGTTCGAGCGCTCTCTGGAGGGCGAGATACCCGAGTACGGACAGCAGGATCATCATCGAGTACATCCGGGCGGCAGTGGCGTAGTTGATCGCGAACGGCGAGGTGACGCCAAGGAAAAAGGTCACCCAGGCGACGGTGCGGCCCCCTAACCGCCGGCCGGCAACCCAGAACAGCGGAAGGCTCGCCACTGAGACGAATCCCGAAAACGCCCGCACCGCGAAATCGCT
Coding sequences within it:
- a CDS encoding glycosyltransferase family 39 protein; translation: MTATGVATSTLVGGFRETLFGTESRVHRGLIAAGSLAVLAGVVLRFWAPSPMWLDETISVNIASLPLSDIPRALSHDGAPPLYYVLLHFWMQPFGTSDFAVRAFSGFVSVASLPLFWVAGRRLGGRTVAWVTFFLGVTSPFAINYATAARMYSMMILLSVLGYLALQRALEQPSRGRLIALGMVTEALLYTHYWGLYLVLVTAAWLVWRARRSPFGAGRLALRAIGFGALAWLPWAPVFAYQAMHTGTPWTSAASPGDLLGLFGDYSGPGSWGMLLMFATFALFLVGVFGRTAVPGTRVSVTDSDGVVREVQSGPAVVIELRPRPGMAPLVLMALGTLTIAVILGAVAHAAFVARYTAVVLPLFLLVVAAGIAVIPGRRFRVGCIAVLCLAGLLTGYGENRQHRTQASHVAAVLNAQAQTGDVVVYCPDQLGPAVDRLLTVPGVIQITFPRALGPQRVDWVDYRKVISRTDVETFAQEALSRLGADHTLWLVWRDGYPGLGGDCGYLKSWFDLLRAPGPTVVRQNGSVYYEYENLIRYSI